Part of the Salmo salar chromosome ssa10, Ssal_v3.1, whole genome shotgun sequence genome is shown below.
ACGGGGCAATGTGAAGAGCTCACATACTTTTAGAAACTAGATGACAGAGCAACACTCTTCCTCTGGCAGCTGCGGTCATTCGGAAGAGAACTTTCACGGGCGGTCGCCTTCGGTTAGAAGACGCACATGAGAAGAGGAAATTAGCCTATGGATTTTAATCAAGAGGAGGTAGCTAATCTGCTTAATCGTTGGCAAGTGATCCCGCGGTGAACAGTAGGCTATGGGAGCACTATGTTGTCCCGAAAAGGACTGGTCCCTGACGACTACTTGCTGACCCGGTTGGCTGAGGATGTCCAGCAGCCTAAATTCAAGGGGAAAGCGCGGAAGGCTCGGTTCGTTGCCAAAAACGGAACTTGTAATGTGGCCCACACGAACATTCGCGAACAAGGACGGTTCCTACAGGATGTTTTCACCACTTTAGTGGATCTAAAATGGCTTCACACACTTATAATTTTCACCATGTCGTTTCTATGCAGCTGGCTGCTGTTTGCGATGGTGTGGTGGCTCATTGCCTTTGCACACGGCGACCTGGATCAAAAAGGTGACGACTTTGTTCCATGCGTAACGGACATCCACTCCTTCTCCTCCGCTTTCCTTTTCTCCATAGAGGTGCAGGTGACCATCGGGTTCGGTGGACGCATGGTCACAGAGGAATGCTTGTCCGCCATAGTGGTCCTCATCATTCAGAACATCGTGGGCTTGTTGATTAACGCCATCatgctggggtgtatatttatgaaGACGGCCCAGGCGAACCGGCGCGCCGAGACGCTGATCTTCAGCAAGCACGCTGTCATTTCCATCCGAAATAACAGGCTCTGCTTTATGATCCGTTTAGGGGACCTGAGGAAGAGCATGATCATCAGCGCCACCGTGCGGATGCAGGTGGTAAGGCGTAGCACCACTCCGGAGGGCGAGGTGGTCCCCCTGGACCAGATAGATATTCACATGGACAACCCCGTGGGGACCAACGGTATTTTCCTGGTGGCCCCTCTTATCATATGTCACATTATCAACAAAGACAGCCCGCTCTATGAGCTGTCACCAGCGGACTTACAAAAGAATGACATCGAGGTGATAGTGGTGCTGGAGGGGGTTGTGGAGACCACGGGGATAACCACCCAGGCCCGGACATCCTACCTGTCTGAGGAGATACTGTGGGGGCAGCGCTTTGTGCCCACTATAACCGAGGAAGAGGGTGCGTACCCGGTAGACTACTCCAAATTCGGTAACGCGATTAGAGTGCCGACACCCAGCTGCAGTGCCAAGAAACTGGATGAGGACGGAGGCATCGCCAGGTTTAAACTGCACGAGCACTCCACCCCGCGGCCGTCGGTGAGAAGGCGGCAACTCTCACTGCGCATAAAGCGTCAAAGCACCATCAGCCCACTAGCCTAAATAGACAACTTTAATAAAACGAGTGGATAGTGCCAATGCATTTTGTATCTGAAATTGAGGTTTTTATTACTAATATCTTAATGGGATATTTTTGTAATTTTACAGAAATGCTGTTTATCATCCAATGATGTTCTTATTCTGGGCAACGGGACCCACAAGGTGTGAATGCATGCTCTATCCCAGCACACACCTACTTCAACCAAGGACTATATGATTAGATGAATCCAGTGTTGGGCTAGAACAAAACCCTGCACACCCTGTGGGTATTAAGTCAGGACCAGGATCAAGTATTGTAGCCTAATGTGCCCCTACATACTGCAATGTTAAATGTACTATTACCTGAAAGCCGTTAGGTGATTTTAGAGGCCTGGACGTCCTGCCGTtctatcaatcccagaacaacgcaCCTATCAAATACCTTCTTACTCAGGGTGTTCAATGAAAACAGATGCATGATGGAACGCAGTTGGATAGATTTGTAACATTATACAAAAGCTATGCAATTATCCAGTTTGAAGGCACAGGCCAGCGTGTGCGTAGTAGACTGGTGCCCGACGCTCCTCCCGGACAACTGGGCTCCTCGCAGGCTTTTCATCTGACCCTGCATGAAAACAATAGCAGATACTGTGGCCCTCAAGGACTTGACCAGCGCTGATCTACATAATGATGCTCTTGTATGGTAAAAACGTCATATTGTCTTATGCAAAGCTTGACTTGGAAATAAAGGAATTCCTGTTGacatgtactgtacagtgtgtgtgtgtgtgtgtgtgtatgatatgCAGAGGAGAACTTCCTTGAAAAGTGACCCGTTTTCCTTGTCAAGTTACTATGCATGTCACACATCTActtagtcatcatcatcatcctcatcaccacaTTGACAGAAGACAACATGAGACGGAGCGGCATTTGTCTTTTATTCGATTATTATCCGCAGAGTTTAAAATATTAAATTGCTTTTAACTTAGTTAATAATTAAAATACATGAAAATAAAAGCCAGAACTGAAGAACCctgcaaaaaaaaaagataaataaaAAAGGAGAACTATAAACCCAAATCCTCCTTGATACAGAGGCTATGTCTGACGGATTCAGCTTGCCACTCTCTGTACAGTGAAGTTGAAGCAGACTGTGCATTTTTCTATACATGTGTAAGGATGCCATTATTTTTCATGAACTAGTTTCATCTttgataattaaaaaaaaaaaagtacatttgaaagggaaaataaaaaccAAAAGGTAAGGGGCTGGGGGGTATCGTCAAGAGACTGTGGGGCTTGTTCCGCAATACAGAACAGCAAACAGACCACCCCCACACgtatcctcctttcctcccttcttTTTGGGCGTGCAGACATAACCAATGTCTTTGTCCTTCTCCTGTGCTGCTGGTGGAAGCAGGGGGGCTGCCGCTGTACCGTACCCACAGCAAACAGCTCTGTTCCCTGGGGAAGAGGTCTCCACTCTCCACCACCCTCCCCTGTACTCAAATAATGGGAACCACTTTGTCTTGTAGTAACATGTCTGGTCAGATTAAATATCTAATATACAATCTTTATATCTTCTTCTCTATCTCCCTGCTTGTGTGGCAGTGCCACCCTTGTCTATACTGCCCTCTATGGGTGGCCTCTGGGATGGATCTGTTAAAGAGGGGTACATCAGGTGATTACCTGACTAGAGTAATACCAGAATGACAACTAACATTTAAGGGACTGAGAGAAGTTTTgtggacagagagaatgagaaaaaTAGACTACTTCTCTCTGGCAGCAGTGACTTGTGTTCTCTCAGGTCCTGAGTAGGAAGCACTTGAATCATCCCAAGATTAACAACCCAAACAGTGATTGGCTAGTGTCGCCCACCAGGCAGTTACATGGCTCCCTATAGGCCAGCGTAGTGACGGTCCCCCTTCAATCCTCCCACCACTAGGGGGAGCAAAGAGCCAATACGATAATAGAGTCACCTTTTCTCCACACAATAACAACACTGTACAATAGTATGTTCAAGCAAAGCAGAGCCACCATCCTGAACTATACTTTaggcagaggacagagggaggaaagggCAAACAGACACACTGTCCTCAAtgagaaaaataaaacaaaatataataaAAGTCAAATAAAACATTACACATAGTTTGTTCCTAGTTTAAATTGCAGAGCAGATGGGAGGGATTTGCCCCTGGGAGGAACATGCTGACGCCAATTCCTGTTGGCGTGACAACACCCCCCCCctaccccccacccccaaaaacCCCTCCCCCCTGGATCCTTCCGGCTGGCTGGCGTCATAGCGAAATATAAGGGTAGTGGAAGGTCTCCAGGTCCTGCTGCTGAAGCCAGAGGCCTAGGAAGGGGACCAGGCGTTCTgtttccacttctctcctctatcTTTATCATCTACCACCTCCTTCCCGGGGCTGCTTCTCGCGGCAACCCCTGCTCATCTCTCCGTCACATGGTTGTGTGAGGAGGGGGAAGGGGCCGAGGTGGGGGAGGAAGGTGCGGCGGGTGCTGGGGGCGCGGGGGCGCAGAGGATTTCGGACAGGTCGTCCATGATACAGGTCTCCTTGGGGTCGACCAGGTTGAATTCCCTTACGAAAACAATGAAATGTGCGTACAGAGTGTTCAAGTGGCCCTGTAGATCCAGGGCGACTGTCTCCTTAAAGTGCGCCCAGAAGAGGTGAGCCAGGACGTGGAACAGATAACGGCAGATCTTCTTTACCAAAGACTCAAACGCGTTGGGGAACTCTTTGCCTgcacggagagacagaggagaggagagcaggtttAGAGATAATTTGGTCTGTTTTAATTGGTGCTAGCATTACCATTCTGATTTAAAAAGAAGCTATTATCACAATGCCAAGACAGCTATGAAGTGCCAAAATAACATTCACCACATGACTTAATTGGAGACAGTAGAGGGCAGCAGTGGCACAGTTCAAAGtcccagcttcagtttgatgtcAGAGAACCAGGGAGAGGCTGCAGTGCTGCAGACTGACCACAGCGTGGCGCTGCGGGTGTGGACCAGAGCTTTACACTCACCGTATTTCGTAGGAAAGATGTCGTCGTCTGTTACCAGCTTCTGCACCAGACTCATGACGAAGTCGACGTACTGAGGTGCAGTGCACTTTGTCTTCTTCCCCCTCTCGTCATACCAGTAGTATATTCTGGACACAAACAAGACAGTTGGTCATTTTTCTACAACATTACTtccatataaataataataataataataataataataatagccatTTAGCAgctgcttttatccaaagcgacttactgacatgcgtgcatacattctCCGTATGGGTGGCCCCAGGAAATAAACACGTGTGCTTTGAAATGTACGAGATTGAGGCTATTATTACTTCGCCTAGTACGTTATCGCTGACAAGTCACTTGATCTTGAAAAGGAACAACCCGATAGGTTCAAATCACTACCTATATATCACACTGTGAATCATCTCGGGTAAAGAATGTTCGCCAGGCGATGCAGCTTCCTTATACTGCAAGGTGTGCTTTCCAGAAACTAAAAATGGCTGAATCATTCACGTCATTATGTTGAAAGATGAAAAACACACAAACCCCTATGTGAAAGCCCACACATTCACAGCATTTCCTCGTCTCCAAACAAGACCATGgacagtcaaaatcatgtttttcatgaaattGGATGCTATTCGGTTGAAACCAGATCAAAGTCTGAAAAAAATatgactgttgcttctacattgataaagtttgatcataaagttactggtcccttCCCCCGGTTAAAAACTTGGATTCAGGAGGTGGAATTATTAAAAGAGTGTGACTGTTAGGGACCTTTCACCCAACGTGATGAATgactgaactgtgtgtgtgtgtgtgtgtgtgtgtgtgtgtgtgtgtgtgtgtgtgtgtgtgtggacctgcCAGACAGACCTCCAGCCCAGTGAGGAAccagccaaccccaccacctTCTAACATAGACATGTTTTCATATTTCCATTCCAGTGGACTTAATGAACCCCCTGCCCGTTTCCTTTCCAGATCGGGACGAATTCCCTGCAGTCTTGGAGTAACGCGACCCACTCCCGTCGCTCTGACTGGTCAAACATTTCCCGGAGATGGGTGACCCGGTTACAAGATGGCTGTAACTGAAGGCAACCCTGAGCCACGGTAGTCATGAGTTAGCAAGGTCAAATTGCAAGTCAGTGAAATCACCAAACAAAAAGATAGCATGGCTAGCATGGACACACGCAACCTGGGAATACTGTACCGGCGCTGGAGCTAGCAGCGCGAGAGTGAGGCTAGCCGGCCACGCGAGCTAAAAGGGGTCATaaactgcacaacacatcagcatgACCAGGCGCCACAAAGAAGAGAACTCACAGGGAAGGCCCATCTAGGAGTGAGCAAGGTCAAAGCTAGCACGGCTAAAGCAACAGGGGAAACAGAGCTAACAGCagtatgattgtggactacaggaaaaggagcaccgagcacgcccccattctcatcgacggggctgtagtggagcaggttgagagcttgaaattccttggtgtccacatcaacaacaaactacaatggtccaaacacaccaagacagtcgtgaagagggcacgacaaagcctattccccctcaggaaactaaaaagattaggcatgggtcctcagatcttcaaaaggttctacagctgcaccatcgagagcatcctgaccggttgcatcactgcctggtacggcaattgctcggcctccgaccgcaaggcacttcagagggtagtgcatacggctcagtacatcactggggctaagctgcctgccatccaggacctctacaccaggcggtgtcagaggaaggccctaaaaattgtcaaagaccccagccaccccagtcatagactgttctctctactgccgCATggcatatgcatagtcactaactatacatccatgtacatagtacctcaattgggccgaccaaccagtgctcccgcacattggctaaccgggctatctgaatTGTcccccaccacccgccaacccctcttttacgatactgctactctctgttcatcatatatgcatagtgactttaaccatatctacatgtacatactacctcaattagcccgactaacattttcaaatgtctttttactgttgttttatttctttacttacccacacacacaccttttttttcgcactgttggttagagcctgtaagtaagcatttcactgtaaggtctacacctgttgtattcagcgcacgtgacaaataaactttgatttgatatagccATTAGCTAATGAGGCTAGTAGTGTGTGGTAGCTGATAGGCTGTCAAAACTAGAGGGGTTACGGGTCCAGCGCAGGCTCCCAATGAGCCGTAGAGCAGAGATGGCATGGTCTGTGGGATTTACCAAGGTCAAGCTACAAACAAGGCAAATAGCTTGTGAACAAAAAGGTTTGACTGAAACCCAAAGAAAACAAGAAACTGTAGCAGTAGAGGTGAGTGAACGAGCG
Proteins encoded:
- the LOC106561048 gene encoding MOB kinase activator 2 isoform X3, with the translated sequence MVGDYSPISADNTDMHSQRNSKSGLSCKMVLQAVGKVLRKSKTKPNGKKPPAEEKKQYLEAEFTKVRVVDFDLKELVMLPREIDLNEWLASNTTTFFNLINLQYSTISEFCTGDTCQAMTACNTIYYWYDERGKKTKCTAPQYVDFVMSLVQKLVTDDDIFPTKYGKEFPNAFESLVKKICRYLFHVLAHLFWAHFKETVALDLQGHLNTLYAHFIVFVREFNLVDPKETCIMDDLSEILCAPAPPAPAAPSSPTSAPSPSSHNHVTER
- the LOC106561048 gene encoding MOB kinase activator 2 isoform X6, which gives rise to MRFKRNGSYTLNRKSKTKPNGKKPPAEEKKQYLEAEFTKVRVVDFDLKELVMLPREIDLNEWLASNTTTFFNLINLQYSTISEFCTGDTCQAMTACNTIYYWYDERGKKTKCTAPQYVDFVMSLVQKLVTDDDIFPTKYGKEFPNAFESLVKKICRYLFHVLAHLFWAHFKETVALDLQGHLNTLYAHFIVFVREFNLVDPKETCIMDDLSEILCAPAPPAPAAPSSPTSAPSPSSHNHVTER
- the LOC106561048 gene encoding MOB kinase activator 2 isoform X7; the protein is MDWLMGKSKTKPNGKKPPAEEKKQYLEAEFTKVRVVDFDLKELVMLPREIDLNEWLASNTTTFFNLINLQYSTISEFCTGDTCQAMTACNTIYYWYDERGKKTKCTAPQYVDFVMSLVQKLVTDDDIFPTKYGKEFPNAFESLVKKICRYLFHVLAHLFWAHFKETVALDLQGHLNTLYAHFIVFVREFNLVDPKETCIMDDLSEILCAPAPPAPAAPSSPTSAPSPSSHNHVTER
- the LOC106561048 gene encoding MOB kinase activator 2 isoform X2, with the translated sequence MDWLMGLPLSQFKSNAHKKRDSDDWGVGMRMVKPCPAEFTLTRKSKTKPNGKKPPAEEKKQYLEAEFTKVRVVDFDLKELVMLPREIDLNEWLASNTTTFFNLINLQYSTISEFCTGDTCQAMTACNTIYYWYDERGKKTKCTAPQYVDFVMSLVQKLVTDDDIFPTKYGKEFPNAFESLVKKICRYLFHVLAHLFWAHFKETVALDLQGHLNTLYAHFIVFVREFNLVDPKETCIMDDLSEILCAPAPPAPAAPSSPTSAPSPSSHNHVTER
- the LOC106561048 gene encoding MOB kinase activator 2 isoform X5; translation: MGVLVCCDCFFYRKSKTKPNGKKPPAEEKKQYLEAEFTKVRVVDFDLKELVMLPREIDLNEWLASNTTTFFNLINLQYSTISEFCTGDTCQAMTACNTIYYWYDERGKKTKCTAPQYVDFVMSLVQKLVTDDDIFPTKYGKEFPNAFESLVKKICRYLFHVLAHLFWAHFKETVALDLQGHLNTLYAHFIVFVREFNLVDPKETCIMDDLSEILCAPAPPAPAAPSSPTSAPSPSSHNHVTER
- the LOC106561048 gene encoding MOB kinase activator 2 isoform X1, with product MGVLVCCDCFFYSLPLSQFKSNAHKKRDSDDWGVGMRMVKPCPAEFTLTRKSKTKPNGKKPPAEEKKQYLEAEFTKVRVVDFDLKELVMLPREIDLNEWLASNTTTFFNLINLQYSTISEFCTGDTCQAMTACNTIYYWYDERGKKTKCTAPQYVDFVMSLVQKLVTDDDIFPTKYGKEFPNAFESLVKKICRYLFHVLAHLFWAHFKETVALDLQGHLNTLYAHFIVFVREFNLVDPKETCIMDDLSEILCAPAPPAPAAPSSPTSAPSPSSHNHVTER
- the LOC106561048 gene encoding MOB kinase activator 2 isoform X4 → MLVSYMFCHVKQLIASQKSKTKPNGKKPPAEEKKQYLEAEFTKVRVVDFDLKELVMLPREIDLNEWLASNTTTFFNLINLQYSTISEFCTGDTCQAMTACNTIYYWYDERGKKTKCTAPQYVDFVMSLVQKLVTDDDIFPTKYGKEFPNAFESLVKKICRYLFHVLAHLFWAHFKETVALDLQGHLNTLYAHFIVFVREFNLVDPKETCIMDDLSEILCAPAPPAPAAPSSPTSAPSPSSHNHVTER
- the LOC106561047 gene encoding ATP-sensitive inward rectifier potassium channel 11 — translated: MLSRKGLVPDDYLLTRLAEDVQQPKFKGKARKARFVAKNGTCNVAHTNIREQGRFLQDVFTTLVDLKWLHTLIIFTMSFLCSWLLFAMVWWLIAFAHGDLDQKGDDFVPCVTDIHSFSSAFLFSIEVQVTIGFGGRMVTEECLSAIVVLIIQNIVGLLINAIMLGCIFMKTAQANRRAETLIFSKHAVISIRNNRLCFMIRLGDLRKSMIISATVRMQVVRRSTTPEGEVVPLDQIDIHMDNPVGTNGIFLVAPLIICHIINKDSPLYELSPADLQKNDIEVIVVLEGVVETTGITTQARTSYLSEEILWGQRFVPTITEEEGAYPVDYSKFGNAIRVPTPSCSAKKLDEDGGIARFKLHEHSTPRPSVRRRQLSLRIKRQSTISPLA